Proteins encoded in a region of the Sphingomonas japonica genome:
- the rpsI gene encoding 30S ribosomal protein S9 translates to MSDNRQSLSDLGAIASGQPAPAAAPAPAPSEGTETVMEASAPVPAAPTMPLREQEIDDLGRAYATGRRKDAVARVWLKPGSGKIVINGRDQEVYFVRPTLRLVINQPFDVAERNGQYDVMCTVKGGGLSGQAGAVKHGISQALTKYEPVLRAPVKAAGFLTRDSRAVERKKYGKAKARRSFQFSKR, encoded by the coding sequence ATGTCCGACAATCGCCAATCGCTTTCCGATCTCGGCGCGATCGCGTCGGGTCAGCCCGCTCCCGCCGCTGCCCCTGCGCCGGCACCGTCCGAAGGCACTGAGACGGTGATGGAGGCTTCTGCCCCCGTTCCCGCCGCGCCGACCATGCCGCTGCGCGAGCAGGAGATCGACGATCTCGGCCGCGCTTACGCCACCGGCCGCCGCAAGGACGCCGTCGCACGCGTCTGGCTCAAGCCGGGCTCGGGCAAGATCGTCATCAACGGCCGCGATCAGGAAGTCTATTTCGTGCGTCCGACGCTGCGTCTGGTGATCAACCAGCCGTTCGACGTCGCCGAGCGCAACGGCCAGTATGACGTGATGTGCACCGTCAAGGGCGGCGGCCTTTCGGGCCAGGCCGGCGCGGTTAAGCACGGCATCAGCCAGGCGCTGACCAAGTATGAGCCGGTGCTCCGCGCGCCCGTCAAGGCAGCCGGGTTCCTGACCCGCGACAGCCGCGCGGTCGAGCGCAAGAAGTACGGCAAGGCCAAGGCACGCCGCAGCTTCCAGTTCTCGAAGCGCTAA
- the rplM gene encoding 50S ribosomal protein L13, protein MKALMKTTKSVKPHEVEKKWHIVDADGLVVGRAATIIANVLRGKHKTSFTPHVDCGDNVVVINAEKIRFTGGKAAKKVYYKHTGYAGGIKEVTAAKLLEGRFPERVLEKAIERMIPRGPLGRQQMRNLRIFKGAEHPHEAQNPEVLDIGSMNRKNKVGN, encoded by the coding sequence ATGAAGGCGCTCATGAAGACCACCAAGTCGGTCAAGCCGCACGAGGTGGAGAAGAAATGGCATATCGTAGATGCCGACGGCCTGGTGGTCGGTCGCGCGGCGACGATCATCGCCAATGTCCTGCGCGGCAAGCACAAGACCAGCTTCACTCCGCATGTCGATTGCGGTGACAATGTCGTCGTGATCAATGCCGAGAAGATCCGCTTCACCGGCGGCAAGGCTGCCAAGAAGGTCTATTACAAGCACACCGGCTATGCCGGCGGCATCAAGGAAGTGACGGCGGCGAAGCTGCTCGAAGGGCGCTTTCCCGAGCGCGTGCTGGAAAAGGCGATCGAACGCATGATCCCGCGCGGCCCGCTCGGTCGCCAGCAGATGCGCAACCTGCGCATCTTCAAGGGCGCCGAGCATCCGCACGAAGCGCAGAACCCCGAGGTCCTCGACATCGGCTCGATGAACCGCAAGAACAAGGTGGGCAACTGA